The following DNA comes from Sediminitomix flava.
TGGATTCCTGAAAGACAGTTATTAGAATATTATGTTCCTTCTTTTGAGGCTTCAATAAAAGCGGGAGCAAAAACGATCATGATTAACTCGGGTGAAGTAAATGGCGTTCCAGTTCATGGAAGTTATAAACTTCTAACGGAGTTGTTAAGAGATAAATTGGGCTTTGAAGGTGTGGCAGTTACTGATTGGGCAGATATTGATTACCTACATACTCGACACCGCACCGCAGATAGTCAGAAAGAAGCTGTAAGACAAGCGATCATGGCAGGTGTAGATATGGCTATGGTTCCATACAATGTTGAGTTCACAAAACACCTTATTGAACTTGTAAAAGAAGGTGCTATCCCAGAAAGTCGTTTAGATATTTCAGTCGAAAGAATTCTGAAGCTAAAAATGGACTTAGATTTATTTGAACATCCTGTGATGAGTTTTGAAGACTATCCTGATTTTGCCTCTACAAAACATCAACAATTAGCTTTAGATGCAGCACTTGAGTCAATTACTCTTCTTAAAAATAACAAAGACATTCTACCAATAACGAAAGACAAGAAAGTTCTGATCACAGGGCCTAATGCAAATTCGATGCGATCACTGAACGGAGGATGGTCTTACAATTGGCAAGGAAGTGTAACTAACGATGCCATAGAAGCTGAAAACACCATCAAAGAAGCCATTGAAAATACCCTTGGAAAAGCAAATACTATTTTTGTTCCGACCATTACTTACAACGAAAAAGACGTTTATTCGGCAGAAAATAAATCAAGCTTCAAAAAAGCAGTAAATGCAGCCAAAAGCGTAGATTATATCCTTCTTTGTTTAGGGGAAAACAGCTATACCGAAAAACCAGGAGATTTAGAATCTTTAGTTATTTCTGAAAACCAAATTGAATTGGCTAAAGAAATGGCAAAAACAGGAAAACCAATCATCTTGATTCTTAACGAAGGTCGTCCTAGAATTATCAGAGAAATTGAAGAGGTATCTGAAGCTGTTCTTCATGCTTACTTACCAGGAAATAAAGGAGGTGAAGCAATTAGTCAAGTACTATTTGGAGACTATAACCCAAATGGGAAACTACCATACACCTACCCTAGGTTTGAAAATGACATCGTTCCTTATTACCACAAATACACAGAACAACTTCCTCCTTCAGATGGAAGTGTTTATCAAAAGTCACTTTTCTATCCACAATGGGAATTTGGTTTTGGTTTGAGCTATACCACTTTTGAATATACTGACTTGAAAGTTGATAAAACTGAACTGACTTCTTCTGAGACCGTAAAAGTTGAGGTAACAGTGCGTAACACAGGTAAAAGAGATGGTAAAGAGGTCATTCAATTGTACAGCAGTGATCTATATGCTAGTATCACTCCAGAAGTGAAGCGTTTACGAGACTTCAAAAAAATAGAAATCAAAGCAGGAGAAAGCCAAAAAGTGAGTTTTGAACTGCCTATGAATAAGCTTGCATTCACAGGAAGAAAGCTCAACAAACAGCTTGAAGCAGGTGAATTTATACTCAGTATTGGTTCTGAAAAAGTTAGCATAAATCTAAAAGACAGTAAGACAGACATCTAAGTAAATCGAAGTGTAGACAACAGTGTAGACTGTTTGTAAGCATAAGTAGTTTTCATATTGAGGGTAAATTACTTATCGTAACGCCCAATTGAGAGTTAATTCATTGAGTTAACTCTCTTTTTTATACCCATCCCCTAAATAAATCTATTTTAGATTCTAACATTTTTTTCCATATCTTTAATTTGTACATTTCTCATTTTGAGTAGAATCATTCAAATAAGATATTTTTTTTAATCATGAACTTTTTATCCAAAATCTTTAGCTCTGAAGCCAAAGGGATCATAGACAGTGGCGGGAAACTTATTGATAATATTAGTACTTCTGACGAAGAGAAAAGCGCTGCCAAAAATGAATTGAGTGAAATTGTAATGACAGGTCTTAACAATCTTCAGAAGGCTCAGTCTGAAATCATTCAATTAGAAGCAAGAGGAAACTGGCTTCAAAGATCATGGAGACCTATTCTCATGCTTGCTTTTGGCTTTATCGTGATTTATGCCTACTTCATTGAACCTGCATTTATGAATGTGGCCTCAGAAGACCTCATTTCAAAAAGACTTGACCCTAAATTTTGGGACTTACTTCAAATTGGTTTAGGTGGTTATGTGATCGGACGATCTGCCGAGAAAGTGGCAAGTACGCTTACACGAAATGTAGATATGCCATTTATCAAGAAAAAAGATAGGTCTAAAATATTTGGGTAGATGATGAATTTTCAAATCGATGACAACCATAGATTAGAAGGCAAGGTAACGCACTTGGAATGTTCAAAAAACACAAAAAAGTTTCAACAATTACCGAGTAGCATAATTTTGCATTATACCGCAGGACGAGATGCTTTATCTTCTGCCAAATATCTGTGCAAAGAGAATATCAAAGCTTCCGCCCACCTTGTGATTGGCAGAAAAGGAGAAGTCATTCAACTCGTACCTTTCAATACAATTTCGTGGCATGCAGGAAAAAGTAGTTACAAAGGAAGAAATGGCTTCAATAACTTTTCGATTGGTATTGAAATAGACAATGCTGGCCCACTCGAACCCATAGGTCAAAGTTACAGTGCTTGGTTCGGAAAAAAATACCCAGCTACAGCGGTTGTGAAAGCCACACACCGTAATGAAAAAGTTGAACGATACTGGCACAACTACACCGAAAAGCAAATTGATACAGTTGAAAAAATCTGTGAACTTCTGTTAGCTACTTATCCTTCAATCAAAGAGATTTTAGGGCATGAGGAAATTTCTCCAGGTAGAAAGCAAGACCCAGGACCTGCATTTCCATTAGACAATCTCAGAAGTCGTCTTACAGAAGAAAGAGACTCTGAAGAAGCTTTTACAGCTATGAAAGCAGAAGTTAGTGTGCCTCTTCTAAATATCAGAGAGATGCCTAGCATCCAAGCTGAAAAAGTGATGGAACCTCTTCCTGAAGGCACAAGGCTAAAAATTTTAGGAGAAAGAGACGGTTGGCTCAAAGTCAGAACGCAGGTTGAAGGATGGGTCGCAAGTGATTATGTAGATATCGTTTAGCTTGAAGTTAAGTGTCCCCATTCTATATTTAAGATTTAGTCATTTTCAAAGAACCTTTTAGAGGATAAACACATCTGCTAAAAGGTTCTTTTTTTATCATTTAAATTCAAGCAAACTTATTTGAATCAACTTTGTATTGACTAACCCAATTCTCATGAAAAAAATATTCATCATACTCTCTTTGCTATTTTCTGCTCATTTCACATTTGCCCAATCAAGTATTCTGAATATCGGACTTAAAGGAGGAGTTGGAAGTAGCAAATTCACCTTCGATGAATCCGCTCTAGCTTCAGAAGCCGATCGAGAAGCTTCATGGCATGTAGGTCTTATGGCGCGTATAAAAATTCCAGTATTTGGCATTTATGTTCAACCAGAAGTTTACTATTCTCGCACGCAAGGGCAAATTGAAGTCCTTCAAGGCTTAGGGGGAAATGAGTCTTTTAGTCAAGACCGAATTGATATACCTGTACTTTTAGGTTGGAGATTAGGCCTTGATGTCATTGCCATACGTTTCAATGCTGGAGTGGTGGGTATCATTATGCTAGATAATGGATTAGATGATCTATCAAATACACTACTCGAAACAGAAACCAATGATTTTATTTGGGGCTACCAAGCAGGTGTGGGTGTAGATTTTTGGAAATTATCCTTCGATGCCCGCTATGAAGGTAACTTCAATAAGTTTATAGAAGAATCTGCAGGAGTCAATATCGATGGAAGGATTAATCAATGGGTTTTTAGCTTGGGTTATTGGTTCTAACATTGAGATATCGACCTTTTAACGGTATAGAATATCTAAAAAAACAGATCATCTTTTTTGAAATTTTCTAAGTCAGAAATTGTCTGATCACAAAAAAGGATTGTCATAATAGAAATTTCATAAGAATATTGAATCAACTACGTTCTTAAAGTAGTTAATCATTCCTTAAACGTTATCAAAATGAAAAAGCTATTATCAATTCTTTTTGTTTTTGCATTAATTCAAACTGCGAATGCACAATCTGATATTTTTAACCTAGGTATCAAAGGTGGCTTTGGTAAAAGTGAAATTGCTTTTGACAAATCAACGCTTATTCAAGATTCAGACAAAGCACAATCTTGGCACTTTGGTGTAACTAGCCGTATTAAAATTCCAGTAGTAGGACTTTACATTCAGCCTGAAGTTTATTATTCAAGAACAGGTGGTGAAATTCAAATCCATAATGATGGACTTCCTCAAGTAAGCGGAATCACTCAAGATCGTTTGGATATTCCAGTTCTTTTGGGTTGGAGATTAGGTATTGATGCTGTGGCTTTCAGACTTAACGCTGGTCCTATGGGTATTTTGATGCTTGACAACGGACTTTCAGACCTTCAAGATATAGGAGATGTAACGACTAATGACTTCATTTGGGGTTACCAAGCAGGTGTTGGTGTAGATGTTTGGAAATTCTCTCTAGATGCTAGATACGAAGGAAATATCAATGATTTTGTAGAGTATAACGATAGTAATGCTAGTGGTAAAATCAGCCAATGGACATTAGGACTTGGTTACTGGTTCTAATCCAACTATAATTGAAGTAAAAGAGACTGTTTCAGGTTTATGAGGCAGTCTCTTTTTTTATGCTTTCCATTCAAACAGTTAAGACTTATTACAATATATATTTTCAATCAAATACTAACTTGCACGCTTTGATTTCACTAACAAATTATAAACTAAACCGACTACAGTTAAATGAAAAAATTACTAAGTTTTTTCTTCTTCATCCTAATTGCACAAGCCGCACACGCACAATCAGGAATCATTAATGTTGGACTAAAAGGAGGCATGGGATTTAGCCAAAGCAAATCTTATGACTTCGAAAATGCACAATCTTGGCATGCAGGTATTGCCGCAAGAGTCAAAATTCCATTGGTAGGCTTTTATGTTCAGCCAGAACTTTACTACAGCAGAAATGGTGGCGAATTCTCTTTTGAAGAAGCTGCTACAACAAAAGATTTCACACAAGAACGAATTGATTTACCAGTTCTTTTAGGGTTCCGAATCGGGTTAAAATCTTTAGCTGTCAGATTAAATGCAGGACCAATGATGTCCTTTGTACTTGAAGATGGATTCAGTTCTCTTCCAGAAGTAAATGACATTAATAGCAACAACCTCGTTTGGGGTTACCAAGCAGGTGGTGGCGTAGATATTGGCAAATTCTCGATTGATGCACGCTATGAAGGAAACATCAATAAATATGTAAAATCTATAAATGGTGCCGATGTAAATGGCCGAATGAATCAAGTTGTTTTGGGACTAGGATATTGGTTCTAAATCACTTAAAATTGACCTCTTCAAATGCGATTTTCATTTTAAATGGGAATCGCATTTTTTGTTTTTTTGTTTTTAAACTATATCAAATTCTAAGTAATTTAAAGAATCACTTTTTAATGATAAGAATGAAAGTTTTCAAAAACATCATGGCAGTCCTTGTCGGGCTTGTCATTGGAAGTGCAGTCAATATAGGACTTATCGTAATTGGTCCTTCAATCATTCCTCCTCCAGAAGGCTTTGATGCTATTGATGTGGAAAGTCTTGCAGAAGGAATACACCTTTTCAAGCCAAAACACTTTTTATTCCCGTTCTTGGCACAAGCACTCGGTACTTTTACAGGGGCTTTATTAGCTTATTTACTAGCTGCTACTTATAAAAGGACATTTGCTTTCGCTATCGGATTTCTTTTCTTATTGGGAGGCATTGCGAGTATTATCAGCCTTGAATCACCCATGTGGTTCACATTAACAGACCTCATTTTTGCATATGTTCCAATGGCTTGGCTCGGAACCTTGGTCGGGAAACATCTTTTAAATAAAAAACATGCTAGAAATTATTGAATTCATATTTGAAGTCTTAGCAGCTACATCCACTTCAAGTTTAAAGCCTGCCATTAAAATCATTATATTTTTTACATTTATTCTACTTATTATAAATGATTATAGAAATCAAAAAAGTCCTCCCAATATGCAGATTGAGAGGACTCAAATTATTTAATAAAATTCGATTACATATTTCTACGGTATTGCCCGCCTACTTCAAATAGTGCATTTGTAATTTGACCTAGTGAACATACTTTTACAGCATCCATCAGTGCCTCAAAAGTATTTCCGTTTTGAACAGCGATTTCTTGCAGCTTTTTCAGTGCCAACTTCCCTGCTTCTTCATTTGATTTTTGAAGACCTTGAAGAGAACTAATCTGTGCTTCTTTTTCTTCAGTGGTCGAACGAATCACTTCCTCTGGAATAACCGTTGGCGAACCTTCTTTTGAAAGGAATGTATTCACCCCAATAATCGGGAATTGACCATTGTGTTTCAAATGCTCATAATACATTGATTCTTCTTGAATCTTCGAACGCTGATACATGGTTTCCATCGCTCCTAAAACACCTCCACGTTCCGTAATTCTATCAAACTCCGTAAGCACAGCTTCTTCCACTAAGTCTGTCAATTCTTCAATGATAAATGAACCTTGAAGCGGATTTTCATTCTTAGCTAGTCCCAATTCTTTATTGATAATCAACTGAATAGCCATCGCTCTACGCACAGACTCTTCTGTAGGAGTTGTAATTGCTTCATCGTAAGCGTTGGTATGCAAAGAGTTACAGTTGTCGTAAATAGCATACAGTGCTTGTAGCGTTGTTCGAATATCGTTGAAAGCAATTTCTTGCGCATGAAGTGATCTACCCGAAGTCTGAATGTGGTATTTCAGTTTCTGCGAACGCGAGTTTGCACCATATTTCAATTTCATGGCTTTTGCCCAAATTCTACGAGCTACACGTCCGATTACGGCATATTCTGGGTCAATACCATTTGAGAAGAAGAAAGAGAAATTCGGAGCAAAATCATCGATATTCATTCCTCTACTCAAGTAGTATTCTACAAAAGTGAAACCATTTGAAAGCGTCAATGCCAATTGAGTAATTGGGTTAGCACCAGCCTCTGCGATGTGGTATCCAGAAATAGAAACCGAGTAGAAATTCTTGACTTTCGAATCAATGAAATACTGCTGTAAATCTCCCATTAAACGAAGTGAGAATTCAGTAGAGAAAATACAGGTATTTTGCGCTTGATCTTCTTTGAGGATATCTGCTTGAACGGTACCTCTTACTTTCGTAAGTGTTTCAGCCTTTATTTTTTCATAGACCTCTTTTGGTAAAACTTGATCTCCTGTTACCCCCAAAAGCATCAAACCAAGACCATCATTTCCTTTTGGCAATTCACCAATATATTTTGGTCTCTCAACACCTTTTTCTTTATAGATTGCTTCTATTTTTTGCTCAACTTCAGCTTCCAATCCATTGGCTTTGATATACAATTCACATTGCTGATCAATTGCCGTATTCATAAAGAAAGCGGTCATGGCTGCCGCAGGCCCGTTTATGGTCATGGAAACCGATGTATTTGGAGCAGAAAGATCAAAGCCCGAATACAACTTCTTGGCATCATCTAGAGAGCAAACGTTTACTCCAGAGTTTCCGATTTTACCATAAATATCTGGTCTGTGGTCTGGGTCTTCACCATAAAGTGTCACCGAATCAAATGCTGTTGAAAGGCGATTTGCTGGTTGACCAAACGATAGATAATGGAAACGCTTGTTTGTTCTTTCTGGGTTTCCTTCTCCAGCAAACATACGAGTAGGATCTTCACCTTCACGTTTGAATGGGAATACGCCTGCCGTATATGGAAAATGTCCTGGTACATTTTCTTGTGCGCACCATTTCAGAATATCACCCCAAGCCGTATATTTTGGCAATACCACTTTTGGTATTTTAGAATGAGAAAGCGATTCCGAGTAGGTTTTCATTCTGATTTCTTTATCTCTTACTTTAAAGATAAATTCATCAGCAGCGTATTGAGATTTCAACTCAGTCCATCCTTCCAAAACTTTCAGATGCTCGATGTTGAGTTGTTGTTTTAGGCTTACAGCTTTTGCTTCCAAGTGTTTCAACAAATCTTGATCTTCATCTTTCAAAAGATCAATAGTTTGTAACACACTCTGATAAGCATTGGCTATTTCTGCCTGTTTATTTATTTCTTGGTCATAACGACGGTTAGACTCTGAAATTTCGGATAAATAACGTGTTCTATTTGGAGGAATGATGTAGTGCTTTTCAGACTGTTCTTGCACTAGAGAAAACGAACTATCCCATCCTAAACCGAACTTTTCATTCAGTTTATCGACAATTGCTCTGAAAAGTTGATTTGTGCCTGGATCATTGAACTGACTTGCAATAGTACCATAAATTGGCATTTCATCTTCCGCAGTTTCCCAAAGCTGATGATTGCGTTGGTATTGCTTTTTCACCGCTTTAAGTGCATCCAAAGCCCCTCTTTTGTCGAGCTTATTGACCGCTACCAAATCTGCAAAATCAAGCATATCGATTTTCTCAAGCTGAGTCTGTGCCCCAAATTCTGGCGTCATTACATAAAGCGATACATCAGAATGATCTACAATCTCTGTTCCCGATTGTCCGATACCCGAAGTCTCCAAAATCACAAGATCAAACTGAGCAATTTTTAAGATATCTAAGGTCTCTTGTACATTCTGAGCAATTGAAACATTGGTCTGACGAGTAGCCAAAGAACGCATATATACACGATCACTATTTATGGCATTCATTCGGATTCTATCTCCGAGCAATGCTCCACCTGTTTTTCTTTTAGATGGATCAACAGATACAATCGCAATCTTTTTATCTTCAAAATCCATCAGAAAACGACGGATCAATTCATCTACCAAACTCGATTTACCAGCACCTCCTGTACCTGTAATTCCGAGTACAGGCACTTTTACATCTTCTACCAACTTCAGAATATCTGTCAGTTGTGATTTATTATTTTCAGATGCAGAAATGACACGTCCAAGACTTGCTTGTTCTTTGGTTTTGAATTTCTCTAATTCTCCATTCAGATTGATGCCTGTCGGATAATCACAACGCTCTAGAATGTCATTGATCATTCCTTGCAATCCCATTTCACGACCATCATCTGGGGAGTAAATTCTTGTGACACCATATTCGTGTAATTCATCAATTTCTGTTGGAAGAATCGTACCTCCTCCTCCTCCGAAGATTTTGATATGCCCACAGTTGTTTTCTTGAAGTAGGTCATACATGAATTTGAAATACTCCACATGTCCTCCTTGGTAAGAAGTAATCGCGATCGCTTGTACATCTTCTTGAATTGCACAATTCACAATTTCTTCCACTGATCGGTTGTGTCCTAAGTGGATAACTTCAGCTCCCGAACTTTGCATGATACGGCGCATGATATTAATAGCTGCATCGTGCCCATCAAAAAGTGAACCTGCGGTTACAATCCTAATTTTATGCTTAGGCTGATACACTGTTGTTTGTTGACTGACTTGCATGTTTTCGTTGTGTTAATGTTAGTACGTGGTTTAAAAAATTATATGTGTTTATAGTTTATACTCTTTTCCGACGATTTCGGTTTATAAATATACAATACACAGTATTGTAAATAATCGTTAAGCACTCAATATTATAACAATTTTTCTAGATGAAATTAAAAATCATGTTGTTTTCTTCTTTTCCTTATTGATTTAGAACTAAATACGAGGGCAAAAGAAAACGACTGTGACTATCCTTAGAGTTAACGAAGTGATCTAAGGATTTCTCTATGAAAGAAAGAGGCGTACGCAGTTCTTTAGACTCGAAAAATCTGCAAAATGTCGAGTCTGAAGACTCTAACTCCCATTTCTTAATTCGAAGATGCTGCACTCGCTCACTTCGTTAACTCCCCGAATAGGATACCCGAAAAAAATACTGTTCTTAGAGTTGCTCTAAGAACTTAAAATGATTGTAAGAGTCTCTGACTCTATGTTTTGGCATATTTTCCGAGTCAGAGACTCTTGCTTTCATTATTAAATCCTTAGATACTGCGTTCGCACACTTCGTTAATTCTAAGGATAGTTATAAACAAACTTGTTTTCTTATGTCCTAGAACTTAAAGGTCTAGAAACTCCAAAAATTTAAAAATCCTCTCGAATCCTATTTTGTAATCTTTTTTTCCGCTTCTTTTTGATTTATAAATAATACAATTACATTTGTATCGCAAGCGATTTAATCGCGATAATTAAAATGAAATAAATAATGAAAAGATATATTGAAACTTCAACTACACAAAAAGTATTCAGATGGCTTCTAGCTGCTGCAATGCTTTATGCAGGGATCAGTCATTTGAGTATAAATAGGGCACACTTCCAAGCACAAGTACCGAATTGGCTTCCTATGGATAAAGACTTGGTGGTTATCCTTTCGGGGCTAGTAGAAATCGGATTGGCTTTGGCTTTAGGCTTTTGGAAGAAGCAACGCGTGTATGCTGGATGGGCTTTAGGGATTTTCTTCATCCTTATTTTCCCTGGGAATGTCTCTCAATATATCAATGGTATCGATGCTTTCGGGGTATTAAACTCTGACACTGCTCGACTTACTCGACTATTCTTTCAGCCTGTATTAGTAGCTTGGGCTTTGTGGTCTGCGGGTTCTTGGACTGCTTGGAAAACACGAAATGAGCTAGTTGTACCCCAATAAAGAAATAATTCAAAATTATTTACAACTAAATCTAAACAACGTTATTTATTTACACGTTATCTATATCGTTGTTCAAAAATTGATAAACATTAAAAAACTATATAATGGAATTACTAAACAAACTTAACTGGAGATACGCTACGAAAGCGATGAACGGTCAGACTGTAGAGCAAGAAAAACTTGATAACATTCTTGAGGCTATTTCTTTATCTCCAACTTCAAGTGGACTTCAGCCATTCGAAGTATTAGTAATTACGAACCAAGAAATTAAAGAAAAAATTAAGCCTGTTTCTTGGAATCAGTCAGTAGTAACAGACTGCTCTCACCTATTGGTATTTGCAGCATGGGATACTTACACAGAAGATCGTATCAATAGAATGTTTGATTTGGTAAACGATGTTCGTGGATTCAAAAACGAAGGTTGGGAAAACTACCGTCAGATGCTTTTAGGGACTTACCCACAAAGAGATGCTGAAGAAAACTTCAACCATGCCGCTAAACAAGCCTACATTGCATTCTCACAAGCAATTGCAGCAGCAGCTTTTGAAGGTGTAGACTGTACTCCATTGGAAGGTTTCGATCCTGAAGCTGTAGATGAAATCTTAGGTTTGAGAGAAAAAGGTCTTAGAAGCTGTGTAATGCTTCCTATCGGATACAGAGATGCTGATAACGACTGGTTGGTAAATCTTAAGAAGGTAAGAAAACCAAAAGATGAATTAGTGACTGTAATTGACTAATTCAGGACACCCTATTATTTAAAATTTTAAAACCACTTGTTCTCATAGTAGGGCAAGTGTTTTTTTTATGCTAAAAACACCTCTCCTTAACCCAAAAAAGAAGATTAACCGCATATTTTCTGACTAAAAAGAAAAAATAGAATACACTATTATCTTAATTTAAAGATATACTTGACTTCCATTTGACAAAAAACTGAAAAAATAGTCGTTTACAATTAAAGGATTGAATATCAATTTTTAGGAGAAATTAATAAATGAAGTTTAATTTTTATTTTTTTTATCTAACATATAAAAACATTAAGCTTTAGTTCATTTAAAGGCAACTTATAAGCCACCAAAAGGAAATAACAGCCCCGTATGTTTGCAATGTGTTATAACAATAAACACAATTAGCGAATAACTTTATTACATACTGATTTTTAAAGAAATGTCTTTGTGCTGGAAAAATGTGCTCGCCTTGGTTTTCACACTTTCTATCTTAGGTACTACTCTTAACGCACAAGAGAGAGCTAAGCTAATAGGAAGAGTTACAGACCAAGAGACGGGGGAAGAAATTATCGGAGCAAGTATTTTGGTGAAAGGTACTGGAACAGGTA
Coding sequences within:
- a CDS encoding N-acetylmuramoyl-L-alanine amidase; translation: MMNFQIDDNHRLEGKVTHLECSKNTKKFQQLPSSIILHYTAGRDALSSAKYLCKENIKASAHLVIGRKGEVIQLVPFNTISWHAGKSSYKGRNGFNNFSIGIEIDNAGPLEPIGQSYSAWFGKKYPATAVVKATHRNEKVERYWHNYTEKQIDTVEKICELLLATYPSIKEILGHEEISPGRKQDPGPAFPLDNLRSRLTEERDSEEAFTAMKAEVSVPLLNIREMPSIQAEKVMEPLPEGTRLKILGERDGWLKVRTQVEGWVASDYVDIV
- a CDS encoding glycoside hydrolase family 3 N-terminal domain-containing protein translates to MKKVSTFFRLHVLSCLSVLVIWGCTGTTAQSNNEDKLKIQEIISQMTLEEKAGQMTQVTLEVVSKGKDPFNIIQPLELDEAKLRNIIVEHKVGSILNCGGFAHTPQKWQDLISLMQEVATKETRLGIPILYGIDAIHGANYTDGATLFPQQIGLAATWNRELVEAGAKATAYETRASSIPWTFSPVLGLGKDPRWPRIWETFGEDPYLISEMGVAMINGFEGDNTADKFRVASCLKHYIGYSTPLSGKDRTPAWIPERQLLEYYVPSFEASIKAGAKTIMINSGEVNGVPVHGSYKLLTELLRDKLGFEGVAVTDWADIDYLHTRHRTADSQKEAVRQAIMAGVDMAMVPYNVEFTKHLIELVKEGAIPESRLDISVERILKLKMDLDLFEHPVMSFEDYPDFASTKHQQLALDAALESITLLKNNKDILPITKDKKVLITGPNANSMRSLNGGWSYNWQGSVTNDAIEAENTIKEAIENTLGKANTIFVPTITYNEKDVYSAENKSSFKKAVNAAKSVDYILLCLGENSYTEKPGDLESLVISENQIELAKEMAKTGKPIILILNEGRPRIIREIEEVSEAVLHAYLPGNKGGEAISQVLFGDYNPNGKLPYTYPRFENDIVPYYHKYTEQLPPSDGSVYQKSLFYPQWEFGFGLSYTTFEYTDLKVDKTELTSSETVKVEVTVRNTGKRDGKEVIQLYSSDLYASITPEVKRLRDFKKIEIKAGESQKVSFELPMNKLAFTGRKLNKQLEAGEFILSIGSEKVSINLKDSKTDI
- a CDS encoding porin family protein, whose amino-acid sequence is MKKLLSFFFFILIAQAAHAQSGIINVGLKGGMGFSQSKSYDFENAQSWHAGIAARVKIPLVGFYVQPELYYSRNGGEFSFEEAATTKDFTQERIDLPVLLGFRIGLKSLAVRLNAGPMMSFVLEDGFSSLPEVNDINSNNLVWGYQAGGGVDIGKFSIDARYEGNINKYVKSINGADVNGRMNQVVLGLGYWF
- a CDS encoding 3TM-type holin, whose product is MNFLSKIFSSEAKGIIDSGGKLIDNISTSDEEKSAAKNELSEIVMTGLNNLQKAQSEIIQLEARGNWLQRSWRPILMLAFGFIVIYAYFIEPAFMNVASEDLISKRLDPKFWDLLQIGLGGYVIGRSAEKVASTLTRNVDMPFIKKKDRSKIFG
- a CDS encoding porin family protein gives rise to the protein MKKIFIILSLLFSAHFTFAQSSILNIGLKGGVGSSKFTFDESALASEADREASWHVGLMARIKIPVFGIYVQPEVYYSRTQGQIEVLQGLGGNESFSQDRIDIPVLLGWRLGLDVIAIRFNAGVVGIIMLDNGLDDLSNTLLETETNDFIWGYQAGVGVDFWKLSFDARYEGNFNKFIEESAGVNIDGRINQWVFSLGYWF
- a CDS encoding methylmalonyl-CoA mutase family protein, yielding MQVSQQTTVYQPKHKIRIVTAGSLFDGHDAAINIMRRIMQSSGAEVIHLGHNRSVEEIVNCAIQEDVQAIAITSYQGGHVEYFKFMYDLLQENNCGHIKIFGGGGGTILPTEIDELHEYGVTRIYSPDDGREMGLQGMINDILERCDYPTGINLNGELEKFKTKEQASLGRVISASENNKSQLTDILKLVEDVKVPVLGITGTGGAGKSSLVDELIRRFLMDFEDKKIAIVSVDPSKRKTGGALLGDRIRMNAINSDRVYMRSLATRQTNVSIAQNVQETLDILKIAQFDLVILETSGIGQSGTEIVDHSDVSLYVMTPEFGAQTQLEKIDMLDFADLVAVNKLDKRGALDALKAVKKQYQRNHQLWETAEDEMPIYGTIASQFNDPGTNQLFRAIVDKLNEKFGLGWDSSFSLVQEQSEKHYIIPPNRTRYLSEISESNRRYDQEINKQAEIANAYQSVLQTIDLLKDEDQDLLKHLEAKAVSLKQQLNIEHLKVLEGWTELKSQYAADEFIFKVRDKEIRMKTYSESLSHSKIPKVVLPKYTAWGDILKWCAQENVPGHFPYTAGVFPFKREGEDPTRMFAGEGNPERTNKRFHYLSFGQPANRLSTAFDSVTLYGEDPDHRPDIYGKIGNSGVNVCSLDDAKKLYSGFDLSAPNTSVSMTINGPAAAMTAFFMNTAIDQQCELYIKANGLEAEVEQKIEAIYKEKGVERPKYIGELPKGNDGLGLMLLGVTGDQVLPKEVYEKIKAETLTKVRGTVQADILKEDQAQNTCIFSTEFSLRLMGDLQQYFIDSKVKNFYSVSISGYHIAEAGANPITQLALTLSNGFTFVEYYLSRGMNIDDFAPNFSFFFSNGIDPEYAVIGRVARRIWAKAMKLKYGANSRSQKLKYHIQTSGRSLHAQEIAFNDIRTTLQALYAIYDNCNSLHTNAYDEAITTPTEESVRRAMAIQLIINKELGLAKNENPLQGSFIIEELTDLVEEAVLTEFDRITERGGVLGAMETMYQRSKIQEESMYYEHLKHNGQFPIIGVNTFLSKEGSPTVIPEEVIRSTTEEKEAQISSLQGLQKSNEEAGKLALKKLQEIAVQNGNTFEALMDAVKVCSLGQITNALFEVGGQYRRNM
- a CDS encoding DoxX family protein; this encodes MKRYIETSTTQKVFRWLLAAAMLYAGISHLSINRAHFQAQVPNWLPMDKDLVVILSGLVEIGLALALGFWKKQRVYAGWALGIFFILIFPGNVSQYINGIDAFGVLNSDTARLTRLFFQPVLVAWALWSAGSWTAWKTRNELVVPQ
- a CDS encoding porin family protein — translated: MKKLLSILFVFALIQTANAQSDIFNLGIKGGFGKSEIAFDKSTLIQDSDKAQSWHFGVTSRIKIPVVGLYIQPEVYYSRTGGEIQIHNDGLPQVSGITQDRLDIPVLLGWRLGIDAVAFRLNAGPMGILMLDNGLSDLQDIGDVTTNDFIWGYQAGVGVDVWKFSLDARYEGNINDFVEYNDSNASGKISQWTLGLGYWF
- a CDS encoding nitroreductase family protein, which translates into the protein MELLNKLNWRYATKAMNGQTVEQEKLDNILEAISLSPTSSGLQPFEVLVITNQEIKEKIKPVSWNQSVVTDCSHLLVFAAWDTYTEDRINRMFDLVNDVRGFKNEGWENYRQMLLGTYPQRDAEENFNHAAKQAYIAFSQAIAAAAFEGVDCTPLEGFDPEAVDEILGLREKGLRSCVMLPIGYRDADNDWLVNLKKVRKPKDELVTVID